One genomic segment of Francisella persica ATCC VR-331 includes these proteins:
- the rph gene encoding ribonuclease PH: MRPSGRNNDQLRNLKVTHNFTKHAEGSVLIEFGDTKVICTASVVAGVPKFKKDSGGGWLTAEYGMLPRSTHTRMDREAARGKQSGRTQEIQRLIGRALRASVDLKAIGENTIKVDCDVIQADGGTRTASITGASLAIAAAIKYMKENAMLEEYTNPLLSQVAAVSVGIYNNEPVLDLDYDEDSNAETDMNVVMNSNGGIIEIQGTAEGKDFSEEEFAKMLGLAKKGIKEIFATVF; encoded by the coding sequence ATGCGTCCAAGTGGTAGAAATAATGATCAACTACGCAATCTAAAAGTTACACATAATTTTACAAAGCATGCAGAGGGCTCAGTCCTTATTGAGTTTGGTGATACTAAAGTTATCTGCACAGCGTCTGTAGTAGCAGGTGTACCAAAATTTAAAAAAGATAGTGGAGGAGGTTGGCTAACAGCAGAATATGGGATGTTACCGCGCTCAACTCATACTCGTATGGATAGAGAAGCAGCGCGTGGTAAGCAATCTGGAAGGACTCAAGAAATTCAGCGCCTAATAGGTAGAGCATTGCGTGCTAGTGTTGATCTTAAAGCTATAGGGGAAAATACTATTAAGGTTGATTGTGATGTGATCCAAGCTGATGGTGGTACGCGTACTGCATCGATAACTGGAGCATCACTAGCTATAGCAGCTGCGATAAAATATATGAAAGAAAATGCTATGCTAGAGGAATATACAAATCCGCTATTATCACAAGTTGCGGCAGTATCTGTCGGTATTTACAATAACGAGCCAGTACTTGATCTTGATTATGATGAAGATTCAAACGCAGAAACTGATATGAATGTGGTGATGAATTCAAATGGTGGCATAATTGAGATTCAAGGTACTGCAGAAGGCAAAGATTTCTCTGAAGAAGAGTTTGCAAAAATGCTTGGACTTGCTAAAAAAGGTATCAAGGAGATTTTTGCAACAGTATTCTAA
- a CDS encoding chorismate--pyruvate lyase family protein, with translation MNIINKYNLTKQQRYWLSDAKNLVKSLSKFYGEIKLDQISQQFTDLNAFELSLLAIQSALVRQITLSSINQSLVFARTIIPDNTYKYFTQELDNLGTKPIGDNLLFDKDKFARYEFIIRELTAEDFYNETCRNITEKIFSRSSIFEYKDNPKLKFLITEYFLVLPEQY, from the coding sequence ATGAATATTATTAATAAATATAATTTAACCAAACAGCAAAGATATTGGCTTAGTGATGCTAAAAACCTAGTTAAGAGCTTATCTAAATTCTATGGTGAGATTAAACTAGATCAAATTTCACAACAATTTACTGATTTAAATGCTTTCGAACTATCTCTCTTAGCAATTCAAAGCGCGCTAGTAAGACAAATTACCCTTTCAAGTATTAATCAAAGCTTAGTTTTTGCTAGAACAATTATTCCTGATAATACTTATAAATATTTTACTCAAGAGTTAGATAACCTTGGTACTAAACCTATTGGTGACAATTTGCTCTTTGATAAAGATAAATTTGCTAGATATGAATTTATAATTCGTGAACTAACAGCTGAAGATTTTTATAATGAAACTTGTAGAAATATAACTGAAAAAATATTCTCACGCAGCTCTATATTTGAATATAAAGATAACCCAAAACTTAAATTTTTGATTACAGAATATTTTCTAGTTTTACCAGAGCAATACTGA
- the ubiA gene encoding 4-hydroxybenzoate octaprenyltransferase, producing MNQQQLKAYFILMRLHRPIPILLILWPTLTALVLASRGIPDIKYLVIFTIGAVVMRTVGCIINDIVDIDFDKHVARTNTRPITSGQLSIKNAIYLCLILILVAFICVLFLNIFTILLSFVALFLAILYPFCKRFFALPQLVLGLAFNFGIFMSFSAIQNKILLEAWIFYLSTICWTIAYDTIYALADREFDLEIGIKSSAVLFGDKVFKYIFLFNFLSLILLIILSIYCNFNIFFYLGVVVCSLFFMRNYLLYKKLDITNCINAFSANHWVGLVIFIIVLVQYLK from the coding sequence ATGAATCAACAACAACTAAAAGCATATTTTATACTGATGCGGCTACATCGCCCTATTCCGATATTATTGATTTTATGGCCAACACTTACAGCACTAGTCTTAGCAAGCCGTGGGATACCAGATATTAAGTATCTAGTTATTTTCACTATTGGTGCTGTAGTGATGCGTACTGTAGGTTGTATTATTAATGATATAGTAGATATAGATTTTGACAAACATGTAGCTCGCACCAATACTCGACCTATAACAAGTGGGCAACTAAGTATTAAAAATGCTATTTACCTTTGCCTAATTCTCATATTAGTTGCTTTTATTTGTGTGCTTTTTTTAAATATCTTTACAATCTTATTATCTTTTGTGGCTTTGTTTTTAGCTATTCTTTATCCTTTTTGTAAGAGATTCTTCGCTCTACCACAGTTAGTACTCGGCTTAGCCTTTAATTTTGGTATTTTTATGTCGTTCTCAGCTATACAAAATAAAATACTCCTAGAAGCCTGGATATTTTATCTATCAACAATTTGTTGGACTATAGCTTATGATACTATTTATGCACTAGCAGATAGAGAGTTTGACCTAGAGATAGGTATAAAGTCATCTGCTGTTTTATTTGGTGATAAAGTATTTAAATATATCTTCTTATTTAATTTTTTATCTTTGATTCTTCTAATAATTCTTAGTATTTATTGTAATTTTAATATATTTTTTTATCTAGGTGTTGTTGTTTGCAGTTTATTTTTCATGAGAAATTATCTTTTATACAAAAAATTAGACATCACTAACTGTATCAATGCTTTTTCTGCTAATCACTGGGTTGGTTTGGTAATTTTTATTATTGTATTAGTACAGTATCTTAAATAA